CTATGTCACTCGAATATACTTCAGTACCTATGTGGATTCTATgacgaagagaagaaagaaTGTTCTCTGGTAATGGAGTTAATGCACAAAGATTTGAAAAGCTACATGAAGGAGAATTGTGGACCTAGAAGAAGATATCTCTTCTCTGTTCCCGTTGTGATTGATATAATGCTTCAGATCGCGCGAGGCATGGAGTATCTTCATTCAAATGAGATCTTCCATGGAGACTTGAATCCAATGAATATTCTTTTGAAAGAGAGAAGTCACACCGAAGGTTACTTCCACGCCAAGATATCCGGTTTCGGTTTGAACTCGGTCAAAACTTTTACTCGAGCTTCCTCTAGACCAACCACACCTGCTCCTGTGATATGGTATGCACCTGAGGTTCTAACAGAGATGGAACAAGATCTCAAAGGTATAACAGTTCCGAGATCAAAGTTTACTCATAAAGCTGATGTGTATAGCTTTGCAATGGTGTGTTTTGAGCTTATAACCGGTAAAGTACCATTTGAAGATAGTCATCTACAAGGAGATGAGATGGGTAAGAACATAAGAAGGGGAGATAGACCTCTCTTCCCATTCCCTTCCCCTAAATACCTTGTTAGTCTTATCAAACGGTGTTGGCACTCAGAACCTAGCCAGCGTCCCACTTTCTCTTCCATTTGCCGGATACTACGATACATAAAGAAGTTCTTAGTTGTGAATCCGGATCAGGGTCACATTCAAATCCAAACTCCGCTTGTTGATTGTTGGGACTTGGAAGCAAGATTCTTGAGAAAGTTCTCAATAGAGACAGGGTCTCACGCGGAGTCCGTGATGCAAATACCGTTCCAGCTTTACTCGTACAGGGTCgcagagaaggagaagatgagtcCAAACTTGAACAAAGAAGAGAGTTCGGACACAGGAGGTGAGTCTGCATCAGAAAGCGTTTCAGATCCACCAACAACGCCGAAGTATACAAAGTCATTGTGCTTAGATGCAATATCGGAATACTCAGAGTCGGATACAAGATCAGTTTACTCAGAGGCTCCCACGAAAAAGATCTCATCAGCTCTAAAGAAAAGTGGTGACATGGCCAAACTCAGAAGAAACTCAAGCACAGGTTAGATAcattttataaaagtaaaacTGATATTAGTTATCTGatcataataattattattatttttttcaaatgttGTATAGGTTTACGGTCAACAGGATCATCGCCAGTAAAGCCAAGACCAGCACCAAACGTGACATTGCCGTTAAGTCCGTTCGGAAGAAACAGCAAAGCAAGGAAGGATACAAGATTGCCTTTGAGTCCTATGAGTCCTTTAGGCCATGGAAGACGCAGACATCTCTCTGGTCCTGCTTCGGACTCTGAGCTAACTTAGCTTTTGAAACCCACACTTCTtgtcatttttatgtgtgtaaATTTAACTAGTTTCAATTCGTTCGTTAGATACTTCCCCTTGTTGATTTCTAGCTTctgatatttgatttttttccgaCTGTATGTCATCGAAGACGCAATTACGTTTGATCATCAATGGGCTTTG
The nucleotide sequence above comes from Brassica napus cultivar Da-Ae chromosome A9, Da-Ae, whole genome shotgun sequence. Encoded proteins:
- the LOC106378277 gene encoding mitogen-activated protein kinase kinase kinase 7-like gives rise to the protein MEQFRQIGEVLGSLNALMVLQDDILINQRQCCLLLEIFSLAFSTVAEDIRQNLKLEEKHSKWRALEQPLRELYRVFKEGEMYVRNCMSNKDWWGKVINFHQNKDCVEFHIHNLFCYFPAVIEAIETAGEISGLDPSEMDRRRVVFSRKYDREWNDPKLFQWRFGKQYLIPKDICSRFEHSWREDRWNLVEALQEKRKSKSDEIGKTEKRLADFLLKKLTGLEQFNGRLFPSSILVGSKDYQVRRRLGGGGQYKEIQWLGDSFVLRHFFGDLEPLDAEISSLLSLCHSNILQYLCGFYDEEKKECSLVMELMHKDLKSYMKENCGPRRRYLFSVPVVIDIMLQIARGMEYLHSNEIFHGDLNPMNILLKERSHTEGYFHAKISGFGLNSVKTFTRASSRPTTPAPVIWYAPEVLTEMEQDLKGITVPRSKFTHKADVYSFAMVCFELITGKVPFEDSHLQGDEMGKNIRRGDRPLFPFPSPKYLVSLIKRCWHSEPSQRPTFSSICRILRYIKKFLVVNPDQGHIQIQTPLVDCWDLEARFLRKFSIETGSHAESVMQIPFQLYSYRVAEKEKMSPNLNKEESSDTGGESASESVSDPPTTPKYTKSLCLDAISEYSESDTRSVYSEAPTKKISSALKKSGDMAKLRRNSSTGLRSTGSSPVKPRPAPNVTLPLSPFGRNSKARKDTRLPLSPMSPLGHGRRRHLSGPASDSELT